Proteins encoded by one window of Rubrobacter indicoceani:
- a CDS encoding HPr family phosphocarrier protein: MVEQEVVVVPEAGIHARPISNIVKAAKGFSADVTVAKGEREASAKSSMRLMTLGAKQGDTVLVKADGEDEEAALAAVVEIISSEEE; the protein is encoded by the coding sequence ATGGTCGAGCAGGAAGTCGTAGTTGTACCGGAGGCCGGTATTCACGCCAGGCCGATCTCGAACATAGTCAAGGCCGCAAAGGGGTTTTCCGCAGACGTTACCGTTGCGAAGGGCGAGCGGGAGGCGAGCGCGAAGAGCTCCATGCGTTTGATGACCCTCGGGGCAAAGCAGGGCGACACGGTGCTCGTCAAGGCAGACGGGGAAGACGAAGAGGCCGCGCTGGCCGCGGTAGTCGAGATCATCTCCAGCGAGGAGGAATGA
- the ptsP gene encoding phosphoenolpyruvate--protein phosphotransferase yields the protein MPADTERTTGLRLDGVAASEGVALGPAFIHTPGKLEAERREIEEAEVEREVARYHEAVATVTAKLSQTAEEMRESGSTSEAGIFEAHIEMAEDPELAEGVEERVKSLESPEAAVLEVGEEFAGMLASMDDEYMAARADDVRDVTSQIAAELIGCGAAGLAALDTPSVILARSLAPSDTARIPKGMALGFVTAEGSKTSHVSIMARSMGIPAVVGVGNAIEGSLSAKMVAIDGDSGYAVADPDPDTEREFERKRAASEERKAALDEFKDVEGRTADGRRIEVSANLGSAKEAADAIAYGAEGVGLFRTEFLFMERDELPTEDEQFEVYRQAVEAFGERPVIFRTLDVGGDKDLPGVEQPYEENPFLGWRGIRMCLDVPELFKPQLRALLRASAHGNLKVMFPMVANADEIVAAKNLISRCRDELSAEGTEFGEFDVGVMVETPAAAICASDLAPEVSFFSIGTNDLVQYTLAADRGNEKLEHLQTADHPAVLKLIGLTCEAAREAGVWVGVCGEAAGEPDLIPKLVALGVTELSMSAPRIPRAKKVLSEV from the coding sequence ATGCCGGCCGATACCGAAAGGACGACGGGCTTGCGACTGGACGGCGTAGCGGCCTCCGAGGGCGTTGCCCTCGGTCCGGCCTTTATCCACACGCCGGGCAAGCTCGAAGCCGAACGCAGGGAGATCGAAGAGGCCGAGGTCGAGCGCGAGGTCGCCCGCTACCACGAGGCCGTCGCCACAGTAACGGCCAAGCTCTCCCAGACCGCCGAGGAGATGCGCGAGTCCGGCAGCACGAGCGAAGCCGGGATCTTCGAGGCCCACATAGAGATGGCCGAAGACCCGGAGCTTGCCGAAGGGGTCGAGGAGCGGGTGAAGTCGCTTGAAAGCCCGGAGGCCGCGGTTCTGGAAGTCGGGGAGGAGTTCGCCGGGATGCTCGCCTCGATGGACGACGAGTACATGGCCGCCCGCGCCGACGACGTGCGCGACGTTACAAGTCAGATTGCAGCGGAGCTTATCGGCTGCGGGGCCGCCGGGCTCGCCGCTCTGGACACGCCTTCCGTGATCCTTGCCCGGAGCCTGGCCCCGTCCGACACCGCTCGCATCCCGAAGGGGATGGCCCTCGGCTTCGTAACGGCGGAGGGCTCCAAAACCTCGCACGTCTCGATCATGGCCCGTTCGATGGGCATACCGGCGGTGGTCGGGGTCGGGAACGCCATCGAGGGGTCGCTCTCGGCGAAGATGGTCGCCATAGACGGTGACTCGGGCTACGCCGTCGCCGACCCGGACCCGGATACCGAGCGTGAGTTCGAGCGCAAAAGGGCCGCTTCCGAGGAGCGGAAGGCCGCCCTCGATGAGTTCAAGGACGTAGAGGGACGCACCGCCGACGGACGCAGGATCGAGGTCTCCGCGAACCTCGGCTCGGCGAAAGAGGCCGCCGACGCAATAGCCTACGGCGCGGAGGGCGTCGGGCTTTTCCGCACGGAGTTCCTGTTTATGGAGCGCGACGAGCTGCCGACCGAGGACGAGCAGTTCGAGGTGTACCGGCAGGCCGTGGAGGCGTTCGGGGAGCGTCCGGTTATCTTCCGCACGCTCGATGTCGGGGGGGACAAGGACCTGCCCGGCGTGGAGCAGCCCTACGAGGAGAACCCGTTTCTCGGCTGGCGTGGCATCCGGATGTGCCTCGATGTCCCCGAGCTTTTCAAGCCGCAGCTCCGGGCCTTGCTCCGGGCCTCGGCGCACGGCAACCTGAAAGTCATGTTCCCCATGGTCGCCAACGCGGATGAGATCGTCGCCGCCAAGAACCTTATCTCCAGGTGCCGGGACGAGCTCTCCGCCGAAGGCACGGAGTTCGGGGAGTTCGACGTCGGGGTGATGGTCGAGACCCCGGCGGCGGCGATCTGCGCCTCGGATCTCGCCCCGGAGGTATCGTTCTTCTCCATTGGCACAAACGACCTTGTTCAGTACACGCTCGCTGCGGACCGGGGCAACGAGAAGCTGGAGCACCTGCAGACCGCAGATCACCCCGCCGTCCTGAAGCTGATCGGCCTGACCTGCGAAGCCGCCAGAGAAGCGGGCGTCTGGGTCGGGGTCTGCGGCGAGGCGGCCGGGGAGCCGGACCTGATCCCGAAGCTCGTCGCCCTCGGCGTCACGGAGCTTTCCATGAGCGCGCCGCGTATCCCCCGGGCAAAGAAAGTCCTCTCCGAAGTCTAG
- a CDS encoding PTS fructose transporter subunit IIC: MKFVGVTACPTGIAHSAMAAEAIEQAAREKGHDIEVEIHGAMGAEFVSPETIRDADAIIFATDANVADKQRFDGKPKVEVKLREAIDRPGEVVARAEKAAERKAGVAAGGAAGAAGVSDEREEDDDLLASGGGTSKGAEVRRWLMTGVSYMIPFVVAGGILIALAFAFGDTVGVTESNVYENFTIPALFFEIGATAFGMLVPILAGFIAYAMADRPGIAPGIVGGLLANEIGAGFLGGLAAGLLAGAVVMLLKKIKVPGAFGKLMPIIVYPVVGTFVVGAVMILVIGNPIAGATTGMQNWLSGLTGANAALLGLILGAMMAADLGGPINKTAYAFAIAGLAGGAFGPMAAVMAAGMVPPLALALACAVRPKLFTNSERRAGQANWLLGASFITEGAIPFAASDPLRVIPAMIAGSSTTAALSLLFGATLRAPHGGIFVIGLIGNWPLYLLAIAIGTLVSAVLVIALKSFGTDQKAVEEATTSKTTEEKAAATA, translated from the coding sequence ATGAAGTTTGTAGGGGTAACCGCCTGTCCGACCGGCATCGCCCACAGCGCGATGGCCGCCGAGGCAATAGAACAGGCCGCAAGGGAAAAAGGTCACGACATAGAGGTGGAGATCCACGGCGCGATGGGCGCGGAGTTCGTCTCGCCGGAGACGATCCGCGACGCCGACGCCATTATCTTCGCCACCGACGCAAACGTTGCGGACAAACAGCGGTTCGACGGCAAGCCGAAGGTCGAGGTGAAGCTGCGCGAGGCGATAGACCGACCGGGCGAGGTCGTGGCCCGCGCCGAGAAAGCCGCCGAGAGGAAGGCCGGCGTCGCGGCGGGCGGCGCAGCCGGGGCCGCCGGCGTGAGCGACGAGAGAGAAGAGGATGACGACCTCCTCGCCAGCGGCGGCGGCACGAGCAAGGGCGCGGAGGTGCGCCGCTGGCTTATGACCGGGGTCAGCTACATGATCCCGTTTGTCGTGGCGGGCGGGATCCTGATCGCCCTCGCGTTCGCGTTCGGGGATACGGTTGGGGTAACGGAGTCGAACGTCTACGAGAACTTCACCATCCCGGCTCTGTTCTTCGAGATCGGGGCCACGGCGTTCGGGATGCTCGTGCCGATCCTCGCCGGGTTTATCGCCTACGCGATGGCCGACCGTCCGGGCATCGCGCCGGGCATCGTCGGGGGTCTGCTGGCGAACGAGATCGGGGCCGGCTTCCTCGGCGGTCTCGCCGCCGGGCTTCTCGCCGGTGCGGTCGTAATGCTCCTCAAAAAGATAAAGGTCCCCGGCGCGTTCGGGAAGCTCATGCCCATCATCGTCTACCCGGTCGTGGGTACGTTTGTCGTCGGCGCGGTTATGATCCTCGTTATAGGCAACCCGATAGCCGGGGCAACGACGGGGATGCAGAACTGGCTCTCCGGCCTGACGGGCGCAAACGCCGCGCTGCTCGGCCTGATCCTCGGCGCGATGATGGCCGCCGACCTCGGGGGCCCGATAAACAAGACCGCCTACGCCTTTGCGATAGCCGGGCTTGCCGGCGGGGCCTTCGGCCCGATGGCCGCCGTGATGGCCGCCGGGATGGTCCCGCCGCTCGCCCTCGCTCTGGCCTGCGCCGTCCGCCCGAAGCTCTTCACCAACTCCGAGCGTCGGGCCGGACAGGCCAACTGGCTGCTCGGGGCGTCGTTCATAACCGAGGGGGCGATACCGTTTGCGGCGAGCGACCCGCTGCGCGTTATACCGGCCATGATCGCCGGTTCCTCCACAACCGCCGCGCTCTCGCTGCTCTTCGGGGCGACGCTGCGCGCGCCGCACGGCGGGATCTTTGTTATCGGCCTTATCGGCAACTGGCCGCTCTACCTGCTTGCCATCGCGATAGGCACGCTTGTAAGCGCGGTTCTCGTTATAGCTCTTAAAAGCTTCGGGACCGACCAGAAAGCCGTCGAGGAAGCGACCACCTCGAAGACCACCGAGGAGAAAGCCGCGGCGACGGCCTAG